The proteins below are encoded in one region of Maribacter aestuarii:
- a CDS encoding MBL fold metallo-hydrolase, with the protein MTLYPVETGNFKLDGGAMFGVVPKTIWSRTNPADSNNLIDIAARSLLIEDGNRLILIDAGLGNKQSDKFFSYYNRWGDFTLDGSLKKFGFHRDDITDVFLTHLHFDHCGGCIQWNKDRTGYQPAFKNVKFWTNQNHWKWATEPNAREKASFLKENLFPMKESGQLHFIGNTDKNFIEQSELGFGIHFVDGHTDKQMLPQLKYKEKTIVFVADLIPTVGHIPLPYVMGYDTRPLLTLEEKNIFLNKAVKEKYYLLFEHDAHNQLCTLKQTERGVRLDQTYSFNELFN; encoded by the coding sequence ATGACATTATATCCGGTAGAAACTGGTAATTTTAAATTGGATGGTGGTGCCATGTTCGGGGTAGTACCTAAAACTATTTGGTCAAGAACGAATCCGGCAGATTCCAATAATCTCATTGATATCGCTGCCAGAAGTCTTTTAATAGAGGATGGCAATCGCCTAATTCTAATCGATGCTGGACTGGGAAATAAACAATCCGATAAATTTTTTAGTTATTACAATCGATGGGGAGATTTTACCCTGGATGGTTCTTTGAAAAAATTTGGGTTTCACCGAGATGATATTACCGATGTGTTTTTGACCCATCTCCACTTTGATCATTGTGGCGGTTGCATTCAATGGAACAAGGATAGGACGGGTTACCAACCGGCCTTTAAAAACGTTAAGTTCTGGACGAATCAAAACCATTGGAAATGGGCAACGGAGCCGAACGCCCGTGAAAAGGCATCATTCCTAAAAGAAAACCTTTTCCCCATGAAAGAAAGTGGTCAACTTCATTTTATAGGTAATACCGATAAAAATTTCATTGAACAATCAGAATTGGGGTTTGGCATTCATTTTGTAGATGGCCATACGGACAAGCAAATGTTGCCCCAATTAAAATATAAAGAAAAAACCATCGTTTTTGTGGCGGATCTGATTCCAACAGTTGGGCATATTCCATTGCCCTATGTTATGGGCTATGATACGCGCCCTTTACTCACGCTGGAAGAAAAAAATATTTTCTTAAATAAAGCAGTAAAAGAAAAATACTACCTCCTTTTCGAGCATGACGCCCACAACCAGCTATGCACATTAAAACAAACAGAAAGAGGTGTGCGATTGGACCAAACGTATTCTTTTAATGAACTCTTTAATTAG
- the lepA gene encoding translation elongation factor 4, producing MKNIRNFCIIAHIDHGKSTLADRLLDFTGSVTEREKKEQLLDSMDLERERGITIKSHAIQMDYTYKGEQYILNLIDTPGHVDFSYEVSRSIAACEGALLVVDAAQSIQAQTISNLYLALENDLEIIPVLNKVDLPSANPEEVTDDIVDLLGCKPEDVIPASAKTGIGIEAILSAIIEQIPPPKGNADEALQALVFDSVYNPFRGVETYFRVVNGSIKKGQKIKFVATDKSYFADEVGTLKLTQHPKQEVRTGDVGYLITGIKDAREVKVGDTITDSANPTKNPIAGFEDVKPMVFAGIYPVDTEDFEELRSSMEKLQLNDASLVFTPESSAALGFGFRCGFLGMLHMEIIQERLEREFDMTVITTVPNVSYHAFTRKDPEVPLTVNNPSDLPDPSTIDRVEEPYIKATIITKSDFVGNVMSLCIEKRGQITNQTYLTTERVELNFDMPLAEIVFDFYDRLKTVSRGYASFDYAPIGMRASKLVRVDILLNGQTVDALSALIHFDSATTIGKKMCEKLKELIPRQQFDIPIQAAIGSKIISRETIKALRKDVTAKCYGGDISRKRKLLEKQKKGKKRMRQVGNVEIPQEAFMAVLKLND from the coding sequence ATGAAGAATATTCGAAATTTTTGTATTATCGCCCATATAGACCATGGTAAAAGCACCTTGGCCGATCGCCTTTTGGATTTTACGGGTTCAGTCACCGAAAGAGAGAAAAAAGAGCAGTTGCTGGACAGTATGGACTTGGAACGCGAACGTGGCATTACGATTAAGAGTCACGCTATCCAAATGGATTATACCTACAAGGGCGAACAATATATCCTAAACCTCATCGATACTCCTGGACATGTAGATTTCTCCTATGAGGTATCCCGTTCCATTGCCGCCTGTGAGGGTGCCCTTTTGGTTGTGGATGCCGCTCAAAGCATACAGGCACAGACAATTTCCAACCTATATTTGGCTTTGGAAAACGATTTAGAAATTATACCTGTCTTGAACAAGGTAGACTTGCCCAGTGCCAATCCAGAAGAGGTAACCGATGATATTGTGGACCTTTTGGGCTGTAAACCGGAAGACGTTATTCCTGCTAGTGCAAAAACAGGTATTGGCATTGAGGCCATATTGAGTGCCATAATTGAGCAAATTCCACCTCCCAAAGGGAACGCGGATGAGGCCCTACAGGCTTTGGTTTTCGACTCCGTTTACAATCCGTTCAGAGGTGTTGAAACCTACTTTAGGGTAGTTAACGGCTCAATTAAAAAAGGTCAGAAAATAAAGTTTGTGGCCACGGATAAAAGTTATTTTGCAGATGAGGTGGGGACGCTAAAATTAACCCAACATCCAAAACAAGAAGTTCGTACGGGCGATGTGGGATATTTGATTACAGGTATCAAAGATGCTAGGGAGGTAAAGGTTGGGGATACCATAACAGATTCCGCTAATCCCACCAAAAACCCTATAGCAGGGTTTGAGGATGTAAAACCCATGGTTTTTGCGGGAATTTATCCCGTGGATACCGAAGATTTTGAGGAATTAAGATCCTCCATGGAAAAACTACAGCTTAATGATGCTTCGCTAGTATTTACCCCGGAAAGTAGTGCCGCATTGGGATTTGGTTTCAGGTGTGGGTTTTTGGGAATGCTTCATATGGAGATTATCCAGGAACGATTGGAACGTGAATTTGACATGACGGTCATTACCACGGTTCCCAACGTTAGCTACCATGCGTTCACCAGAAAAGACCCAGAAGTTCCGCTAACGGTGAACAATCCAAGCGACCTGCCCGACCCATCTACCATAGATCGTGTTGAAGAGCCGTACATAAAGGCCACAATAATTACAAAGTCGGATTTTGTAGGGAACGTAATGTCCCTTTGTATTGAAAAAAGGGGGCAGATTACCAATCAGACCTATTTAACCACAGAGCGGGTAGAATTAAATTTTGATATGCCTTTAGCTGAAATTGTTTTCGATTTTTATGATCGATTAAAAACGGTTTCCAGGGGCTATGCCTCTTTTGATTACGCCCCGATAGGAATGCGAGCTTCCAAATTGGTACGAGTGGATATTTTGCTCAATGGACAAACAGTAGACGCGCTATCGGCATTGATTCATTTTGACAGCGCAACCACCATTGGTAAGAAAATGTGTGAAAAGCTGAAGGAACTGATTCCCAGACAACAGTTTGATATTCCGATACAAGCCGCTATCGGCTCAAAAATTATCTCCAGGGAAACCATAAAAGCTTTACGAAAAGACGTAACTGCCAAATGTTACGGTGGCGATATTTCCAGAAAGCGTAAACTACTGGAAAAACAGAAAAAAGGTAAGAAGAGAATGCGCCAGGTAGGTAATGTGGAGATACCGCAGGAAGCCTTTATGGCCGTCCTCAAATTAAATGACTAA
- a CDS encoding M1 family metallopeptidase — protein MKKKIEVLLFLILTGFAVSLTAQNQSTYWQQHVDYTMEVNMDVENYRYTGTQKLVYTNNSPDELSRVFYHLYFNAFQPGSEMDMRLQTIEDPDRRMTTVDKQSRIASLSESEIGYLHVEKLTQDGEAVTFNEEGTVLVVDLAKPIPSGGKTTFEMDFKGQVPVQIRRSGRNNADGVALSMSQWYPKLAEYDFEGWHADPYIAREFHGVWGDFDVKLTIDKNYTVGGTGYLQNPNEIGHGYENPETKVKTKGKTLTWHFKAPMVHDFMWAADPEYVHDTLKMDDGPTLHFLYKNDEKYKETWEKVQPLTEKAMRFFNNNIGPYPYEQYSVIQGGDGGMEYAMATLITGGDKPGSVIGTMIHELAHSWFQHVLATNEAKHEWMDEGFTSFISSLCSNEILEKNLENPFENSYKSYYYLVKSGKEQPQTTHSDRYDSNMPYGIAAYSKGAIFLSQLGYVIGQDKLMETIRKYYADFKFKHPVPNDVKRTAEKVSGMELDWYLTDWTQTTNTIDYGITEVSAGGNKTKVAMERIGLMPMPIDILVVYNDGTQETFYAPLQMMRGEKGNPYPKLKRTVLEDWTWANPSYGFTINAPIENIKGIVIDPSQLMADVNPTNNFWSAEPLPKD, from the coding sequence ATGAAGAAGAAAATAGAAGTACTATTATTCCTGATACTAACTGGTTTTGCGGTATCCTTAACGGCCCAGAACCAATCCACCTACTGGCAACAACATGTAGATTACACGATGGAGGTAAACATGGATGTTGAGAATTATCGGTATACTGGTACGCAAAAATTAGTTTACACCAATAATTCACCGGATGAATTAAGTAGGGTTTTCTATCACTTGTACTTTAATGCCTTCCAGCCAGGGAGCGAAATGGACATGCGTTTGCAGACGATTGAAGATCCCGATAGACGAATGACCACAGTAGACAAGCAAAGCCGTATTGCAAGTCTCAGTGAAAGTGAGATAGGGTATTTACATGTAGAAAAGCTGACCCAAGATGGGGAGGCGGTAACCTTTAATGAAGAAGGAACAGTTCTAGTGGTTGACTTGGCCAAGCCAATTCCCTCAGGTGGAAAAACTACTTTTGAAATGGATTTTAAAGGTCAGGTTCCTGTCCAAATACGTAGATCAGGCAGAAATAATGCCGATGGGGTTGCCCTTTCCATGAGTCAATGGTATCCCAAATTGGCGGAATATGATTTTGAAGGCTGGCATGCCGACCCCTATATTGCTCGCGAATTCCATGGTGTTTGGGGAGATTTTGATGTAAAGCTTACCATTGATAAAAACTATACGGTTGGTGGTACTGGCTATTTACAAAATCCTAATGAAATAGGTCACGGCTACGAAAATCCAGAAACCAAAGTGAAGACAAAGGGAAAGACACTCACTTGGCATTTTAAAGCACCCATGGTACATGATTTCATGTGGGCCGCAGACCCGGAGTACGTTCATGATACCTTAAAGATGGATGATGGGCCAACGCTACATTTTTTATACAAAAATGACGAAAAGTATAAGGAGACCTGGGAAAAGGTGCAGCCATTGACCGAAAAGGCAATGCGCTTTTTCAATAACAATATAGGACCATACCCCTATGAACAATATTCCGTTATACAGGGCGGGGACGGTGGTATGGAATATGCCATGGCGACGCTCATTACCGGTGGTGATAAGCCAGGAAGCGTAATCGGCACCATGATACATGAGCTGGCACATTCTTGGTTTCAACATGTGTTGGCGACCAATGAGGCCAAACACGAGTGGATGGACGAAGGTTTCACTTCTTTTATTTCATCGCTTTGCAGTAATGAGATTTTGGAAAAGAATTTGGAAAACCCTTTTGAAAATTCCTATAAGAGTTATTACTACCTTGTAAAATCAGGCAAAGAGCAGCCCCAGACAACACATTCAGACAGGTATGACTCCAACATGCCTTATGGTATTGCCGCCTATAGCAAAGGAGCTATATTTTTGTCGCAATTGGGCTATGTTATCGGTCAGGATAAATTGATGGAAACCATTCGAAAATATTATGCCGATTTTAAATTTAAACACCCGGTTCCCAATGATGTTAAACGCACCGCGGAAAAGGTTTCGGGCATGGAGTTGGATTGGTATTTAACGGATTGGACTCAGACTACAAATACTATCGATTATGGAATAACTGAAGTGTCTGCCGGTGGGAACAAGACTAAAGTGGCCATGGAAAGAATTGGTCTAATGCCAATGCCTATTGATATTTTGGTGGTTTACAATGACGGTACGCAAGAAACTTTTTATGCTCCATTACAAATGATGCGTGGTGAAAAAGGAAATCCTTATCCAAAATTAAAGAGAACGGTTTTAGAAGATTGGACATGGGCCAATCCGTCTTATGGTTTTACCATTAATGCTCCAATAGAAAATATAAAGGGAATTGTCATTGACCCATCGCAATTGATGGCCGATGTAAATCCCACAAATAATTTCTGGTCGGCCGAACCATTGCCCAAAGATTAA
- a CDS encoding universal stress protein: MLSWLTNQINPKSIHPFKAILFGFAFSPSLKANILETIRIAYFFQSRLILLHVGEKTAEKQSKIETILAESDYPEIPIDIQWKNGKPKPTILETCETSQIDLLILGALQHENRFQFYVGSLARKLTRKVSCSVLLLIKPSAVRVPCKHVVVNGLDAPETPLAIERALYVSNTLGAQQLTVVEEIMQKEVHVIVEDDRSLQKAAIIKERIRNREDTRIKRVLKSLPAELKGNVKIKTQGVFGKRGYSIGHYAEVVRADLLVMNAPLKTGLLDRIFPHDIEYILSDLPTDLLIIRKKN; this comes from the coding sequence GTGTTATCTTGGCTAACTAATCAAATTAATCCCAAATCTATCCATCCTTTCAAGGCCATTTTATTCGGATTTGCATTTTCACCTTCCTTAAAGGCGAATATTCTAGAAACCATCCGAATAGCTTATTTCTTTCAATCAAGGCTCATTCTTTTGCACGTAGGTGAAAAGACTGCAGAAAAACAATCTAAGATTGAAACCATTCTTGCCGAATCCGACTATCCAGAAATCCCAATCGATATTCAATGGAAAAATGGTAAGCCGAAGCCAACTATTTTAGAAACATGTGAAACCTCGCAAATTGATCTTTTAATATTAGGTGCGCTACAACATGAAAATAGGTTTCAATTTTATGTGGGGTCCCTTGCAAGAAAGCTAACAAGAAAAGTTTCCTGCTCTGTGCTATTGCTCATAAAACCTTCCGCGGTTCGGGTACCCTGTAAACATGTTGTGGTGAACGGCTTAGATGCTCCAGAAACACCGTTGGCAATAGAACGTGCCCTCTACGTTTCCAACACTCTTGGTGCGCAGCAATTAACGGTAGTAGAAGAAATTATGCAAAAAGAAGTGCATGTGATTGTTGAGGACGACCGCTCCCTTCAAAAAGCAGCCATAATTAAGGAAAGAATAAGAAATAGAGAGGACACCAGGATAAAAAGAGTTTTAAAGTCCCTCCCGGCAGAACTGAAGGGCAATGTAAAAATAAAAACACAGGGGGTTTTTGGAAAAAGGGGTTACTCCATCGGTCACTACGCAGAGGTTGTACGAGCTGATCTTTTAGTGATGAACGCTCCTTTAAAAACCGGATTGTTGGACCGTATTTTTCCCCATGACATAGAATATATTTTATCCGACTTGCCGACAGATTTATTAATTATCAGAAAAAAGAATTGA
- a CDS encoding DUF4038 domain-containing protein, with protein sequence MKQISIVLFASFFFLSLTGQRKVEEKVPEWITHEITLQSTSNYENPYNDVDVWAIFNNESGDTLKRPAFWDGENIWKVRFAPIDSDGIWTWETYSSNSSDSGLHHKKGKFKSVPDQENNTILKEGLLKMSEGHRNVVHQSGKSFLVVADTPWAIPFRATKEQVHAYANDRQKKGFNAALMMTLQPDTKADGPNERNTAQGFKRAFRDLAEGHITQINIDYFKYYDDIIDILLSREIVPVYQPVFHGFGWKGLQVLGTNIQPDEYVRYTKYLLARYGSKPAIWLIAGDHDANDPGVRESGAMLEEWDAYQQPTGLHYNPCDDYIAEWAKNDPSKHCMHYNKSHQDENWLDFQWAQTGHGNEHLYHKVERMYNNLPVKAVANGEPTYEGMNAGKNGLGWWQGEDAWMQLMHGGTMGVIYGAASLWQWKVSPDEIGWEAWTDQPLSWEGALSLEGSTYVGLVGKILKDLNLKDIEKRWDLANGQPLLAKEKTLYIAYLNNGGKITIKDVPSRLTYSWINPKNGNLKAIGKVTSEEFTAPDSNPWVLIIN encoded by the coding sequence ATGAAACAAATATCCATAGTCTTATTTGCATCTTTTTTCTTTCTGAGTCTTACAGGTCAGAGGAAAGTTGAGGAAAAAGTACCAGAATGGATTACGCATGAAATAACCCTTCAATCAACTTCAAATTATGAGAATCCTTATAATGACGTAGATGTCTGGGCCATATTCAACAATGAAAGCGGAGATACTCTAAAAAGACCTGCCTTTTGGGACGGAGAAAATATTTGGAAAGTAAGATTTGCACCGATAGATAGTGATGGCATTTGGACATGGGAAACCTATTCCTCCAATAGTTCTGATTCCGGTTTGCATCATAAAAAAGGAAAATTTAAGTCGGTACCTGACCAAGAGAACAATACCATTTTAAAAGAAGGGCTTTTAAAGATGTCCGAAGGCCATAGAAACGTGGTTCATCAATCCGGAAAATCATTTCTAGTAGTGGCGGATACCCCTTGGGCCATACCCTTTAGGGCGACTAAGGAACAAGTACATGCCTATGCGAATGACCGCCAAAAAAAAGGGTTCAATGCAGCCCTGATGATGACCCTTCAGCCAGACACAAAGGCCGATGGGCCTAATGAAAGAAATACGGCACAAGGATTCAAGAGGGCTTTTAGGGATTTAGCCGAAGGGCATATTACTCAAATCAATATTGATTATTTTAAATATTATGACGATATCATAGACATTCTCTTGTCCCGCGAAATCGTTCCAGTATATCAGCCTGTTTTTCATGGATTTGGTTGGAAAGGGCTTCAAGTATTGGGTACCAACATACAACCTGATGAATATGTAAGGTATACCAAATATCTGCTTGCCAGATATGGGAGTAAGCCAGCTATTTGGTTAATTGCCGGGGATCATGATGCCAACGATCCAGGGGTAAGGGAAAGTGGTGCAATGTTAGAAGAATGGGACGCTTACCAGCAACCAACCGGTTTACATTATAATCCGTGTGACGACTATATCGCCGAATGGGCCAAGAACGACCCTTCCAAGCATTGCATGCATTATAATAAAAGTCATCAAGATGAAAACTGGCTGGATTTTCAATGGGCGCAAACAGGTCATGGAAATGAGCATTTGTATCATAAGGTGGAGCGCATGTATAACAACCTGCCTGTAAAAGCAGTCGCTAACGGTGAGCCTACTTACGAAGGAATGAATGCGGGAAAGAACGGATTAGGATGGTGGCAGGGAGAGGATGCATGGATGCAACTCATGCATGGCGGGACAATGGGAGTAATTTATGGCGCAGCATCGCTTTGGCAGTGGAAAGTTTCTCCCGATGAAATAGGTTGGGAAGCATGGACAGATCAACCGTTGTCCTGGGAGGGAGCCCTCAGCCTGGAGGGTTCAACATATGTGGGATTGGTCGGTAAAATATTAAAAGATCTAAACTTAAAGGATATTGAAAAAAGGTGGGACTTGGCCAACGGACAGCCACTACTAGCAAAAGAAAAAACACTTTATATCGCCTATCTGAACAACGGAGGTAAAATAACTATAAAAGATGTTCCCTCACGTTTGACCTATTCATGGATTAATCCTAAAAATGGAAACCTGAAGGCAATTGGAAAGGTAACTTCTGAAGAGTTTACAGCTCCGGATTCAAATCCTTGGGTACTGATAATTAATTGA
- a CDS encoding SulP family inorganic anion transporter: MSVRTTRTKGFMKALPKNIFSGFVVSLIALPLGLGLALASEAPPISGVIASVVGGVVVAILGGANVTITGPGNGLVIVLLGAITTLGGGDLYQGYLFTLAAIVLSGILMILLGFLRMGRLADFFPASAIEGMLAAIGLGILAKQFHIMIGHNNEHGSIISLLMQIPNGILELYSDYHLEEIVAALIGVLALFIMIFYSKIRNRYFHLIPAPMWILILSVVFSYSFSWLNIPYPMESQFLVSIPENVLTNLAFPDFSIIYQSNFILAVFAITLIASIESLLSIKAVDKLDPLNRRSNVNKDLKALGLATSLSGLVGGLNVVTVIARSSVNVNNGATNKSSNFFHAAFLVIFVFIFQDQLRRIPLAALAAILVYTGYKLATPKNLRKIAKVGKEQVFIFLATLMTTLFTNLITGISVGILVTFLIHVMLNKSVSLFLNHLSKPNILMFKEKDGGNYYVSVKYFCSFLNFYKLKNKLDMIPENQNVVLDFSLCNFVDHTVMEGLENYSDTFTNKKGSIEIIGLDKHGTDSKHPFAIRKVLPLSKIGAIEKYFTTRQVMLRNMATELKWTYTAQKNIRTKFLNDFIFFGKRKIPYFYNALSSKEKSLLLIDVEFTEGEFIAREVVKTTLLFIKLEKTLPVFTLDKEGLLDFIYNPAGFKDIVLENRPDFNRRFFLSGEHPEDIRKLFTDELILFLESNPYYHIESNGSALIILKKERLLSVKEIKAMLYFGKQFKQILSHSR, from the coding sequence TTGAGCGTTAGAACAACCCGTACCAAAGGTTTTATGAAGGCACTGCCCAAGAATATTTTTTCTGGGTTTGTCGTGTCCCTTATCGCCCTACCATTAGGATTGGGTCTCGCACTGGCGAGTGAGGCGCCTCCAATTTCCGGTGTCATTGCCTCGGTCGTTGGGGGGGTCGTAGTGGCGATTCTTGGTGGGGCCAATGTCACCATCACCGGTCCGGGAAATGGCCTGGTCATCGTGCTACTGGGGGCGATTACGACATTGGGAGGCGGGGATTTATACCAAGGTTATCTTTTTACATTGGCGGCCATTGTACTCTCCGGCATTCTAATGATTTTATTGGGTTTTTTGAGAATGGGTCGTTTAGCAGATTTTTTTCCTGCATCAGCCATAGAAGGAATGTTAGCGGCCATTGGCTTGGGCATATTGGCCAAACAGTTTCATATCATGATCGGTCATAACAATGAGCATGGGAGTATCATCTCCTTGCTCATGCAAATACCCAATGGGATTTTGGAACTGTACAGTGATTACCATTTGGAAGAAATCGTCGCTGCCTTGATTGGCGTTTTGGCATTGTTCATAATGATTTTCTATTCCAAAATCCGAAACAGATACTTTCATCTCATTCCAGCCCCAATGTGGATTCTGATTTTATCCGTTGTATTCAGCTATTCGTTTTCTTGGTTAAATATCCCCTACCCCATGGAATCGCAGTTCTTGGTCAGTATCCCAGAAAATGTACTTACCAATTTAGCCTTCCCAGATTTTTCAATCATCTATCAGTCAAACTTTATCCTCGCCGTCTTTGCCATCACCTTAATTGCAAGTATCGAATCTCTGCTCAGTATCAAAGCGGTAGACAAACTAGACCCGTTAAACAGAAGGTCCAATGTAAATAAAGATTTGAAAGCACTTGGTTTGGCGACCTCTTTAAGTGGTTTGGTAGGAGGACTTAATGTGGTGACCGTTATTGCCAGAAGTTCCGTTAATGTTAATAACGGCGCAACCAATAAATCGTCCAACTTCTTTCATGCGGCGTTCTTGGTCATTTTTGTTTTTATTTTCCAAGATCAGCTTCGTAGGATTCCCTTAGCGGCCTTGGCCGCAATCTTGGTGTATACTGGTTATAAATTGGCAACACCAAAGAACTTGAGAAAAATAGCCAAGGTTGGAAAAGAGCAAGTGTTCATATTTTTAGCCACTTTAATGACCACACTTTTTACGAATCTCATCACGGGTATCAGCGTAGGTATTTTGGTCACGTTTCTTATACACGTTATGTTGAACAAAAGTGTTTCATTATTCTTGAATCATCTGTCAAAACCCAATATTCTGATGTTTAAGGAGAAAGACGGAGGTAATTATTATGTAAGCGTAAAATACTTCTGCAGCTTTTTGAACTTTTATAAGCTAAAGAACAAATTGGATATGATTCCTGAAAACCAAAATGTTGTCCTGGATTTCTCGCTTTGTAATTTTGTGGACCACACGGTTATGGAAGGTTTGGAAAATTATTCGGACACTTTTACCAACAAAAAGGGAAGTATCGAGATTATTGGGTTGGACAAGCACGGTACAGATTCCAAGCACCCTTTTGCAATCAGAAAAGTATTGCCGCTGTCTAAAATTGGGGCTATTGAAAAGTATTTCACCACAAGACAAGTGATGTTGAGAAACATGGCAACGGAACTTAAATGGACCTATACCGCCCAAAAAAATATAAGGACGAAATTCCTGAACGATTTCATCTTTTTTGGAAAAAGAAAAATACCTTATTTCTACAACGCCCTGTCTAGTAAAGAAAAATCACTTTTACTTATTGATGTAGAATTTACCGAAGGTGAATTTATCGCGAGGGAAGTTGTCAAAACTACGTTATTATTCATAAAATTAGAAAAGACCTTACCGGTCTTTACCTTGGATAAGGAGGGGCTTTTAGACTTTATTTACAATCCTGCAGGCTTTAAAGACATAGTCTTAGAAAACCGTCCAGATTTTAACAGAAGATTCTTTTTAAGTGGTGAACATCCAGAGGACATCCGGAAGTTGTTCACCGACGAGCTCATTCTTTTCTTGGAAAGTAATCCCTACTATCATATTGAGTCTAACGGTAGTGCGTTGATTATCCTAAAAAAAGAACGGTTGTTAAGCGTTAAGGAAATTAAGGCAATGCTCTATTTTGGAAAACAGTTTAAACAAATACTGTCCCACAGTCGATAG
- a CDS encoding S8 family peptidase, translating to MTSTFSKLIFALSITTLLTGCGGTGGLILTPVENIDATPLKISDLSEAEKQNWGHLDLVADTIPGMSVDRAYEEIVKNRKGTKVIVAVLDSGIDLDHEDLDGVLWTNTDERPGNNKDDDGNGYIDDIHGYNFLGESYNEQLEYVRMLRLNIGDQATLTKAKSKLDSEYAKAMQNKQQYEQILQAVKNADAEVRKHLGKDTYTKADVAAIEATDEAMQRNKAILSQMFAIKDSIPEVIEELSDGLKYFTEQLNYNLNKDFDGRKVVGDDPYDWNDRNYGNGNPKNRVADESHGTHVAGIIAAERNNGKGANGVANNVAIMSVRAVPNGDEYDKDIALGIRYAVDNGAKVINGSFGKSFSPKAEWVNDAIQYAAEKDVLFVHAAGNDGANLDDPSNPNFPNDQVNNGPEISDNVITVGALDPNYGSELVASYSNYGDINVDIFAPGTDIYSTYPDNTYEFSPGTSMAAPAVSGLAALLFSQYPKLTAPQVKKIILASGLPIKAKVILGGDPSKSASLNEISTSGKIANAYNALIMASQVANGQLQL from the coding sequence ATGACAAGTACATTTTCTAAATTAATTTTTGCGCTATCCATAACTACGCTTCTTACGGGATGCGGTGGTACCGGCGGATTGATATTGACCCCCGTAGAGAATATTGATGCTACTCCTTTAAAAATTAGTGACCTCAGCGAGGCTGAAAAACAAAATTGGGGCCACCTAGATTTGGTGGCGGATACCATACCGGGTATGAGCGTAGACAGGGCTTATGAGGAAATTGTTAAAAACAGAAAGGGAACCAAAGTCATTGTTGCCGTACTAGACTCGGGTATTGATTTAGACCATGAGGATTTGGACGGTGTACTGTGGACCAATACTGATGAGAGGCCGGGAAATAACAAAGATGATGACGGAAATGGTTATATAGACGATATTCATGGATACAATTTTCTAGGGGAATCTTACAATGAGCAATTGGAATATGTACGTATGTTGCGACTCAACATAGGAGATCAGGCTACGCTCACCAAGGCTAAATCGAAACTGGACAGTGAGTATGCCAAAGCCATGCAGAACAAACAACAATACGAGCAAATTTTACAGGCTGTAAAGAACGCCGACGCCGAAGTAAGAAAACATTTGGGAAAGGATACCTATACAAAGGCAGATGTAGCCGCTATTGAAGCTACAGACGAGGCCATGCAAAGAAACAAGGCTATCCTCTCTCAGATGTTTGCTATAAAAGATTCCATCCCAGAAGTTATAGAAGAATTAAGCGATGGCCTCAAATATTTTACGGAGCAGTTAAACTATAATCTGAACAAAGATTTTGATGGAAGGAAAGTCGTTGGAGACGATCCATATGATTGGAATGACAGAAACTATGGGAATGGCAATCCCAAAAATCGAGTGGCCGATGAAAGTCATGGTACACACGTAGCTGGGATTATTGCCGCAGAGCGTAACAACGGGAAAGGAGCCAATGGCGTTGCCAATAACGTAGCAATAATGAGTGTAAGGGCGGTTCCTAACGGGGATGAATATGATAAGGACATTGCCTTGGGTATTCGGTATGCGGTAGACAACGGCGCGAAAGTCATTAATGGCAGTTTTGGAAAATCTTTCTCTCCAAAGGCCGAATGGGTTAACGATGCCATCCAATATGCTGCCGAGAAAGATGTTCTTTTTGTACATGCGGCAGGAAATGATGGTGCCAATCTGGACGACCCTTCTAATCCTAATTTTCCTAATGACCAAGTAAATAACGGTCCAGAAATTTCAGACAATGTCATTACTGTGGGTGCACTAGACCCTAATTACGGGTCTGAACTCGTAGCGTCCTATTCCAATTATGGAGATATCAACGTAGATATTTTTGCTCCAGGAACGGATATTTATTCTACTTATCCTGATAATACATACGAGTTTTCTCCGGGAACTTCGATGGCCGCACCGGCAGTATCAGGACTAGCGGCGCTTTTGTTCTCTCAATATCCCAAGCTTACAGCTCCACAGGTTAAGAAAATAATCCTTGCTTCCGGGCTACCTATTAAGGCTAAAGTGATTTTGGGGGGAGACCCTTCAAAAAGTGCCTCATTGAATGAGATATCTACCTCAGGGAAAATCGCAAATGCCTATAATGCACTCATAATGGCCTCGCAGGTTGCCAACGGTCAATTACAATTATAA